The following proteins are co-located in the Periplaneta americana isolate PAMFEO1 chromosome 12, P.americana_PAMFEO1_priV1, whole genome shotgun sequence genome:
- the LOC138711181 gene encoding uncharacterized protein produces the protein MRRRYVFCVVTLFLICLIWLRLMLENVYFATKHGFDNFDNVTGSPDLIVPNIVHFILFGKNSLEFIPFLSILSALKVQQPEVVYIHNDAEKFGGYYWTVLQQMSFPNTSLQLVYQPRPTHVFGQPLSSIYHATDVARIQVLMGCGGIYIDSDTLVLRSLDRFRHFEMVVGWPNGEYMGTQVLVAHPDARFLDLWLNSYRRYHPREWYYNAGQEPTQQILEKAPYLVHKVPGLFGVQNLAARLYGLTSWPQWRTMFTVHLLSRHPPAPPYLDEKFVIRYRAPFGDIARWLLYKLEPKVKFTKDTEHYLYSTNSNTSICIR, from the exons ATGAGGAGGCGATATGTGTTTTGTGTTGTAAcgttatttttaatatgtttgatCTGGCTTCGTTTGAtgttagaaaatgtttattttgctaCAAAGCATGGATTTGACAACTTTGACAATGTGACTGGATCTCCAGACCTTATTGTGCCTAATATAGTGCATTTTATATTGTTCGGCAAGAATTCATTGGAATTCATACCATTCCTGAGTATACTATCAGCATTAAAG GTTCAACAACCAGAGGTCGTGTACATCCACAATGATGCCGAAAAATTCGGGGGTTATTACTGGACTGTTCTTCAGCAAATGTCGTTTCCAAACACCTCACTGCAACTGGTGTATCAGCCAAGACCTACACACGTGTTTGGACAGCCGTTGAGCTCCATATACCATGCGACAGATGTGGCTAGAATTCAAGTGTTGATGGGATGCGGAGGAATCTACATAGACTCAGATACGTTGGTGCTGCGTTCACTGGACCGCTTCCGTCATTTTGAAATGGTGGTGGGATGGCCGAATGGAGAATATATGGGGACTCAG GTTTTAGTGGCTCATCCAGATGCTAGATTTCTTGATCTGTGGTTGAACAGCTATCGACGTTACCATCCTCGAGAATGGTATTACAATGCAGGCCAAGAACCCACACAGCAAATACTTGAAAAAGCACCATATTTGGTTCATAAGGTGCCAGGCTTGTTTGGAGTGCAGAACCTGGCTGCTCGTCTCTACGGTCTAACATCTTGGCCACAATGGCGCACCATGTTCACAGTGCATCTATTAAGCAGACATCCTCCTGCCCCTCCATATCTGGATGAGAAGTTCGTGATACGTTACAGAGCACCGTTTGGTGACATTGCAAGATGGCTCCTGTACAAATTGGAGCCTAAGGTCAAATTTACAAAAGATACAGAGCACTATCTTTATAGTACTAATTCAAACACTAGTATATGCATAAGATAG